In the genome of Hydractinia symbiolongicarpus strain clone_291-10 chromosome 5, HSymV2.1, whole genome shotgun sequence, one region contains:
- the LOC130645098 gene encoding 5'-AMP-activated protein kinase subunit beta-2-like isoform X1, with amino-acid sequence MGQTQSTPQRQRQLSTSDSTLDFESGKKTKTDDIAFTAYGAPTSEDSHHITQRVVDDGGEGYVPTEVACHKMETTVPVVFHWEYGGKEVYLSGSFNDWKTRIPMTFSGGEFAAIIELPRGTHQFKYLVDGNWIHDPNQKTIDDTFGGRNNVIVVKESDFDATEALLKDECGSNLQSVASTSSLRHSPPGSYGQLIPPPNVTLIHDNFNAAVIPPSLPPHLLNVILNKDSVDGEDPTLLPVPNHVALNHLYALSIKDSVMTLSATHRYKRKYVTTILYKPIKVN; translated from the exons atggGGCAGACACAAAGCACTCCCCAGAGACAACGACAACTCTCCACATCAGATTCAACACTTGATTTTGAATctggaaaaaaaacaaagactgATGATATTGCGTTCACTGCTTATGGTGCTCCAACTTCCGAAG ACTCACATCATATCACTCAACGTGTTGTAGATGATGGTGGGGAGGGTTATGTTCCAACAGAAGTTGCCTGTCATAAAATGGAGACTACTGTTCCTGTTGTATTTCATTGGGAATATGGTGGAAAAGAAGTGTATTTGTCTGGTAGTTTTAATGATTGGAAAACAAGAATCCCAATGACTTTTAG TGGAGGAGAATTTGCAGCCATTATTGAACTTCCGAGAGGTACTCATCAATTTAAATATTTGGTTGATGGAAATTGGATTCATGATCCAAATCAG aagacGATAGACGACACATTCGGCGGCAGAAACAATGTAATAGTTGTAAAAGAATCCGATTTTGATGCAACAGAGGCTTTATTAAAAGACGAATGTGGAAGCAATTTGCAGTCAGTCGCTAGTACTTCATCGTTAA ggCATTCACCTCCTGGTTCATATGGACAGTTAATTCCTCCACCTAATGTTACACTCATTCACGATAATTTCAATGCTGCTGTCATCCCACCTTCACTACCGCCCCATCTGTTAAATGTTATCTTAAATAAAGATTCTGTTGATGGT gaAGATCCTACTTTATTACCGGTCCCAAACCACGTTGCACTTAACCATTTATACGCATTATCTATTAAA GATTCTGTGATGACATTGAGCGCAACACATCGATACAAACGAAAGTACGTGACTACTATCTTATACAAACCAATCAAAGTGAACTGA
- the LOC130645098 gene encoding 5'-AMP-activated protein kinase subunit beta-2-like isoform X2, with amino-acid sequence MGQTQSTPQRQRQLSTSDSTLDFESGKKTKTDDIAFTAYGAPTSEDSHHITQRVVDDGGEGYVPTEVACHKMETTVPVVFHWEYGGKEVYLSGSFNDWKTRIPMTFSGGEFAAIIELPRGTHQFKYLVDGNWIHDPNQTIDDTFGGRNNVIVVKESDFDATEALLKDECGSNLQSVASTSSLRHSPPGSYGQLIPPPNVTLIHDNFNAAVIPPSLPPHLLNVILNKDSVDGEDPTLLPVPNHVALNHLYALSIKDSVMTLSATHRYKRKYVTTILYKPIKVN; translated from the exons atggGGCAGACACAAAGCACTCCCCAGAGACAACGACAACTCTCCACATCAGATTCAACACTTGATTTTGAATctggaaaaaaaacaaagactgATGATATTGCGTTCACTGCTTATGGTGCTCCAACTTCCGAAG ACTCACATCATATCACTCAACGTGTTGTAGATGATGGTGGGGAGGGTTATGTTCCAACAGAAGTTGCCTGTCATAAAATGGAGACTACTGTTCCTGTTGTATTTCATTGGGAATATGGTGGAAAAGAAGTGTATTTGTCTGGTAGTTTTAATGATTGGAAAACAAGAATCCCAATGACTTTTAG TGGAGGAGAATTTGCAGCCATTATTGAACTTCCGAGAGGTACTCATCAATTTAAATATTTGGTTGATGGAAATTGGATTCATGATCCAAATCAG acGATAGACGACACATTCGGCGGCAGAAACAATGTAATAGTTGTAAAAGAATCCGATTTTGATGCAACAGAGGCTTTATTAAAAGACGAATGTGGAAGCAATTTGCAGTCAGTCGCTAGTACTTCATCGTTAA ggCATTCACCTCCTGGTTCATATGGACAGTTAATTCCTCCACCTAATGTTACACTCATTCACGATAATTTCAATGCTGCTGTCATCCCACCTTCACTACCGCCCCATCTGTTAAATGTTATCTTAAATAAAGATTCTGTTGATGGT gaAGATCCTACTTTATTACCGGTCCCAAACCACGTTGCACTTAACCATTTATACGCATTATCTATTAAA GATTCTGTGATGACATTGAGCGCAACACATCGATACAAACGAAAGTACGTGACTACTATCTTATACAAACCAATCAAAGTGAACTGA
- the LOC130645097 gene encoding multiple inositol polyphosphate phosphatase 1-like, translating to MKLCIFTVNFVICVLQFAVGDPFATCRKTAKFSTKTGYDMLPAVKADVTKPTDYTAVQINMVFRHGERFPGNDDVEKMKEFAKKINRFKSTISPDVNLSLPWQPKLKGIEDKMLAKQGETVLYNLGKRIRKWFPEVFAKTYSTYNYKFMSTCVLRAAGSADAIAMGIFENHGHLGPDKLQPIHLLVNPCDKDIILKAQDNCRLYNLRVKDNDTALEQVKKFEEGPEVKSVIKSIKAKFGQLGMSLSYDEVKMMYKVCSWDIIMFNGSLQNGICSMFTQDELSVIEYNEDMDDYYKRSNAYELSYKSSCPLLRDIYNSIKTKIGKPDSFSGIFRAGHSDTMLPFFALLGVYTNEIKMTSSNYITNKNRTFRGGCLAPFSSNLYFVLYKKNNGGNSTKDYKIQLYVNERLTKIPGCSSITDCTFQEFDRQYKSIVDNCDYKKMCDVSIPTPQPKSDAVYMSLTTYFSLALVTLVFAL from the coding sequence ATGAAATTGTGTATATTTACGGTTAACTTTGTGATTTGTGTTCTTCAGTTTGCTGTGGGTGATCCGTTTGCAACCTGTCGAAAAACTGCGAAATTCTCCACGAAAACAGGATATGACATGCTACCTGCAGTAAAAGCAGATGTTACCAAACCGACTGATTACACCGCTGTTCAGATAAACATGGTATTTAGACATGGTGAACGTTTCCCTGGTAACGACGATGTCGAAAAAATGAAGGAGTttgcaaagaaaataaatagatTCAAGTCAACCATATCTCCTGACGTAAATTTATCTTTGCCATGGCAACCAAAATTAAAAGGGATTGAAGACAAAATGCTGGCTAAACAAGGAGAAACAGTTTTGTATAATTTGGGGAAAAGAATTAGAAAATGGTTCCCAGAAGTCTTTGCGAAAACATATAGCACTTACAATTACAAATTCATGAGCACGTGCGTTCTTCGCGCAGCAGGAAGTGCAGATGCCATTGCCATGGGAATATTTGAAAATCATGGTCACTTGGGGCCGGATAAGTTACAACCAATACATTTGCTTGTTAACCCCTGCGACAAAGACATTATTTTGAAGGCGCAGGACAATTGTAGGTTATATAATTTGCGAGTGAAAGACAACGACACAGCCCTTGAACAAGTGAAAAAATTTGAAGAAGGACCAGAAGTTAAAAGCGTTATTAAGAGCATCAAGGCAAAGTTTGGGCAGTTGGGTATGAGTCTCAGCTATGATGAAGTAAAAATGATGTACAAAGTCTGTTCTTGGGATATCATAATGTTTAACGGTAGCTTACAGAACGGAATATGCTCAATGTTTACCCAAGATGAGTTGTCAGTCATCGAGTATAATGAAGACATGGATGATTACTATAAACGAAGCAACGCGTACGAATTGTCATACAAAAGTAGCTGCCCTTTGCTCCGCGACATATATAACAGTATAAAAACTAAAATCGGAAAACCGGATTCATTCAGTGGAATATTCCGAGCTGGTCATTCGGATACGATGTTGCCGTTTTTTGCATTGCTCGGCGTGTATACAAACGAAATAAAAATGACGTCGTCGAATTACATTACAAACAAGAACCGTACATTTAGAGGAGGTTGTTTGGCACCGTTTTCCTCTAATCTCTACTTTGTTCTTTACAAGAAGAATAATGGCGGCAATTCGACAAAGGATTACAAAATTCAACTATATGTGAATGAGAGATTGACAAAAATTCCCGGTTGCTCATCAATTACCGACTGTACTTTTCAGGAATTTGATCGCCAATACAAAAGCATAGTGGATAATTGTGATTACAAGAAAATGTGTGACGTTTCAATACCAACTCCTCAACCTAAAAGCGATGCTGTATATATGTCTTTAACTACCTATTTTTCGCTAGCACTTGTTACCTTGGTATTTGCTTTGTGA